The genomic window CTGGGCGAGCAACATCACCATGATGTTGACCGCGTCGATGTCGGTCGTCGAGATGACGGCGTCCGCGCGGTCGATGCTCGCATCTCGGAGCGTGTCGTGGTTCGTCGCGTCGGCGTTGAGCACGAGACAGTCGTATTCCGAGGCGACGTCGTTCGCCCGCCCCTCGTCGCTTTCGATCACGACGACGTCGTTGCCGTCGCGGACCGCGAGGTCGATCAAGTTCGAGCCGATGCTGCCGGCGCCGATGATAACGATATACATGTTCAGTCTTCCCCTGCTGATGGTTCGAGTCGCATTTCGAGCGTCCGACAACGGGTTGTTCGCTTTCGATTATTAATCTGTACGACTCGACGGCCGAAAGCAATCCGACGAGCGCGAGCGTGATACACGCCGTCCGCCGGCGACACCGGTTGCGAACGGACTGGAACGGACCGCGTACCGAACGACCGCCGTCGATAGTCCGTCATACTTCGTTCCGATTGGAGGGCAGTCACGTCGCTAGGTGTTTCGGCGGGCGATCAAAAAGCAGAAGCCTTCAGGCACGTGGGCGTACCCGGGACCATGAGTATCCGTCTCGACGAGGTGAACAAGCGAATCATCCACGCGTTGATGGACGACGCGCGGAACACGTCGGCGCCGATGATCGCCGACGAGGTCGGCGTCTCTCCGGCGACGATCCGAAACCGTATCGACCGACTCGAGGAGGCCGGGATCATCACGGGGTATCACGCGAACGTCGACTTCGACGCCGCCGACGAGATGCTCACGACGCTGTACGTGGCCACGGCGCCCGTCGAGGACCGCGCGCGACTCGCCCAGCAGGCCCGGGCGATCACCGGCGTCGTCAACGTCCGGGAGTTCGTGGCCGGGCGGGAGAACCTCCACGTGCTCGCCGTCGGGAGCGACGTCGACGCGCTCAACGGCGTCGTCCGAGAGCTCACCGCGCTGGGCCTCGAGATCGACGACGAGAAGATGATCCAGCGAGAGCAGTTTCAGGCCTACCAGCCGTTCGGGCCGGCCGAGTCCCACCAGCAGTTCTCCGACTACATCAGTCTCGCCGGCGGCAACGAGGTCGTCGAACTGACCGTCGACGACGACGCGCCGATCGTCGGGAAGACCTTAGCACAGGCCGGCCGCGACGCCGTCCTCGAGGACGGCGTGCTCGTCGTCTCGATCGAACGCGACGACACCGTACTGACGCCGACGGGAGAGAGCGAGATTCGCGCCGGCGACCTGCTGACGGTGCTCTCTCGGGGCGGGATCACGGAATCCATGCTGAACGCGTTCGAAGCCGACGACTGAGTGCGTTCTCGAGCGGACAGCACCGAGTCGAGGACGATTCGATCGGGCGCACTCGCGATCGCTCGGATCGCGAAACGAGTTCGTCAGTCCGTTCTCGTCGTCTCGGATTCGGGGTTCGGCGTCGACGGCTCCGGAGTCACGCCCGTCTCCGCGTCGCTTCGGTCGCCGTTCCCGGAGCCGAAGATCCGCTCGCGAACGGAGCGTTTGTGGCGCTTCTCGGCGAGCAGCACCGAACAGTCGACGTCTTCGAGGACGTCGAGCACGAGCGAGCCGCGAACGACCCGCGAGAGCAGCCCCTTCTCCGTCGCGCCGATGACCAGCAGCGTCGCGTCCGCCGCCGCGTCGCCGATGCTCCGCTGGACGTCGCCCGTCTCGACGGTGAGCGTCGCGTCCGACAGCTCGCGTTCGTCGGCCCACGACTCGAGGAACGCGCGTCCCTGCTGGGGATCGTCCGCGACGTGGAGGAGGGTCACCTCGGCGTCGTACTGGTCGCGCAGACAGCGCGCGACGGCCGCCGCGAGGTCGGAGTCCGGACCGCCCGCGGTCGGGAGGAGGATCCGTGACGGGTCGAACCCGCGGTCGCGGAAGACCAGGAAGTCACACGGCAGCGAGTGGGCGAGTTCGTCGGTCCTGCTCTCCACGCGGCCCGACGATCCCAGCGAGTCCGGCCCCCAGCCCATCACGCAGACGTCGGCGTCGTAGCGCGTGGCGGCGTCGAACACTTCCTCGACGCCGCGGTGGGAGAGGACCACGTGGGTCTCCACGTCGACGCCGTACGTCTCGGCGTCGGCTCGCGCCTGCTCGACCAGGTGTTCGGCCGCCTCGTAGTCCTGCTGGTCGCGTGCGGCCGTCAGCGACGTCTGGTCGGGGACCTGCTCGACGTTGACGGCGACGACCGTCCCGTCGTTCCGGTCGGCGATCGCCGAGGCGAGCGTGATCAGGTGTTTCTCGTGGGCGGGGTTCGCGAGCGGGACCATCACTCGGTAGTCGCCGCCCTCCGGTTTGACCGCCGTCGTCGCCGACACCGCCGCGTCGGGGAGTTCGTCGGACCGCTCGAGGACGTAGTCGGCGAGCACGCCCTGCGATTCGATCTCCGACCGAGCGTAGCCGAGGTACCAGACGAGTCCGAAGACGACGAACGCCATCGAGAGGAGGATGACGGTCGGCTCCATGAACGCGATCAGCGCGAGCGAGAGCACCGCGCCCAGAATCGGCGTGATGGGATACAGCGGCACTTCGAAGTCGGGCTCGTAGCCGGCGGGGTCCGCCTCGCGGAAGACGATCAGCGCGAGATTCAGGAGCCCGTAGACGATGAGATGGAGGACGCTGCCGGCCGACGCCAGCATCTCGAGGTTACCCAACGCGATGAACAGCAGGATGAGCGCGCCCGTGATCGCGATCGCGCGGTACGGCGTCGCGAACCGCGGGTGGATCTCGTTGATCTTCGGCGAGACGAGCTTGTCCCGGCCCATCGCGAAGTTGATCCGCGAGGACGCGAGGATCGAGGCGTTGGCCGACGAGGCGGTCGCCAGCAGGCCGCCGAACAGCAGCGCCGCGGCCCCCGCCGGTCCCATCAGCATCCGGGCGACGTCGACGACGGCCGTCTCGTTGTTCGCGACGACCTCGGTCTCGACGGCGGCAAGCACTGTCAGGAGGATCAGGGCGTACATCACGGTCACGATGACGACGCTTCCGATGACCGCCCGCGGCAGGTTGCGGCCGGGGTTTTGAATCTCCTCGCCGACGGACGTGATCTGAACGAACCCGAGGTAGGAAACGAAGACGAGTCCCGTCACCGGGAGGAGCGGCGCCCAGCCGAAGGGGTCGATGGGACGGAGCGTCTCCAGATCGGCGTTCAGGAGTCCGAACAGCGTGAAGACCGCCAGAATACCGACCAGCGTGACGACGATGATGTTCTGTAACCGGCCGGTCTCCTTCGCGCCGACGTAGTTGACGGTGATGAAGAAGGCGGCGCCGACCAGCCCGATCAACTGGGCCGACTCGAGGCCGACGGGACCGAGCGCCACCGCCGGGACGCTCACGAACTGGTTGACGTACTCGCCGAACCCGTACATGTAGAACGCGGAGGCGAACGCCAGCCCCATCCAGTTCCCCCAGCCGGCGATCGAGCCGAACAGCGGCCCGAGCCCCTGGTTGACGTAGTAGTAGGCCCCGCCGGAGACGGGCATCGCCGTCCCGAGTTCGGACGCCGAGAGCGCCGTGAACAGGGCGATCACGCCGCCGATGACGAACGCCAGCGACGCCAGCGGCCCGAGATCCGCGACGGCCTCCCCTGGGAGGACGAAGATACCCGCGCCGATCATCGTCCCGACGCCGATCGTTAGCGCGGCGAGCGGTCCGAGGTCCTTGGCGAGTTCCTCGTCGCTCCCGCTCATCGGTTCCCCCTCGCCGGTCTTCCGGTGAACGCGTTCTGTAGTCTTCGTTTCATTGTCGTACTGGAAACGGCGTCCGGCGTGTGACCCGCCCCGTTACCGACCGCGAACGCGGACGGGACCCGACGATACCGAGAGTCCCCGCTGTACGGAGGACCGTTCGGACATACTCGGGCGATGTCGGACACGCGCCTTAACTGGTTCGTTTGCCGCCCAGCCGCCGAGACCGGCTCTCACGTCCGCGAATCGGATCAGCGCCTCGAGTCGCGCCGCGTTCGGTCCGATCGCTGGACCGACTCCTCGAGGATTCGATTGACGGCCCAGGCGACCCAGCCGAAGACGAGGACGGTGAACACGCCCATTTCGGTGCGGACGAACGTCCCGTGCCAGATCGTCAGCACCGCAGCGACGACGACGATCGACACGGCGGTGACGGTAAAGACGTCGAAGAACGAGACCGGGCGCCGGACGCTTGGAAGTCGAGCCATGCCGGTCGAACCTACGCGGCGAGCGCATATAGATGATCGGTTGACATGGTCGTAGTCCGTACGTTCGCTCGAGACGACGATCGGTGTCTTCCGGCGACTCCGCCCGGTTCCCGCGATCGAACCACTTCAGTGGAATTATGTAGCGACGTCGAGTTCCCCCGATCATGATTCTGGCTCGAGCGGAGCCAGGCCTGAGAGTATGAATATACGAGTCGATTGGCGGGCGAGCGTCGCGCTGACTGGTACCGTTCTCAAGTATCTCGCCCTGACGCTGCTCGTACCGCTGGTCGTCGCCGTCATCTATCGCGAGGATATCCTCGTGTTCGTAGCGACGATCGGGATCGTCGTTGCCATCGGGTACGGACTCGAGCGACTCGATCCCGATCCCGACTTGCAACCGCGAGAAGCGTTGCTGCTGGTCGCGATCTCGTGGCTCGTGGTCGCGATCGTCGGTGCGATCCCGTATCTCATCGCCGGCTACGGGACCGAATCCGCGCTCAGACATCCGGTGAACGCGCTGTTCGAGTCGATGTCCGGGTTCACGACGACCGGGGCGACCGTGATGGCCGCGATCTCCGTCGAACAGCACTCCCACGCCCTCATGATGTGGCGCCAGCTCACTCAGTGGCTCGGCGGGATGGGGATCATCGTGTTGATGATCGCGATCCTGCCGGAGCTGGCGGTCAACGGCGCACAACTGATCCGCTCCGAGGCGCCGGGTCCGGAGCTGCAGAAGCTCACGCCGAAGATCGCCGAGACGGCGCGCATTCTCTGGCTCGTCTACTTCGGGTTCACGATCGTCTACATCGCGCTCCTCTACGGACTCCACCTCGGGGGGCTGGCGCCGAACATGAACTTCTACAACGCTGTCGCCCACGGCTTCACGACGCTGCCGACCGGCGGGTTCTCGCCGAAAGCAGACAGCATCGCCGCGTTCTCCGCCGCCGTCCAGTGGGTCGTCATCCCCTTCATGGCGGTCGCCGGAACTAACTTCGCGCTCTTCTGGTACGTGTTGGACGGCGAACCGGGACGACTCTTCGAGAACACCGAGTTCCGCGCCTACGCGGGTGCGATCGCCGTCGTGACCGCGATCGTGGCCGCGTTGCTCTACAGCGGCAGCGCCCCGCCGCTCGGCGACCTCGGCGGCGCGACCGAGGGATACGGCGAGAGCGCGCTGCGCCACGCGGCCTTCCAGACCGTCTCCCTGCTGAACTCGACGGGGTACGCGACGAGCGACTTCGCGCAGTGGGACCCGATCGCACAGACCGTCCTCCTGATCACGATGTTCATCGGCGGCTGCGCCGGCTCGACCGGCGGCGGCGTCAAGATCATCCGCTGGCTGGTCGTCCTGAAAGTCGCCCGCCGGGAGCTGTTCACCGCCGCCCACCCCGAGGCCGTCCAGCCGATTCGGCTCGGCGGCTACGTCGTCGACGAGGACGTCATCCGCGGCGTCCTCGGCTTCACGCTGCTGTACCTGTTCATCTTCGTGATCGCGACGGTGTTCATCGCCGTCGATTCGACCCGCGGCGCGGTCTCGCTCCAGCCGATCGACGCCATCAGCGCCAGCATCGCGACGATCGGGAACATCGGACCGGGCTTCGGCGACCTCGGTCCCTTCGGCAGCTACCGCGAGTTCCCCGTCACCTCGAAGCTCGTGATGATCTTCCTCATGTGGATCGGCCGTCTCGAGATCATTCCGGCGCTCGTGCTGTTCACCGGGGCGTTCTGGAAACGGTGAGGCGGTCGAGAGTCGACATCGCCTTCGGACGTCCGCAAGTCCCTCGGCCGGGACTCGAGAGCAACCGGTCGGCGGATCGTCGCTTATCTCTCTGACGGCTCCTTCTCGTACGCCTTCAGGCGGTCGTACTCCTCGGCCGTGATCGGAAGCACCGTGCCGTGTTTGAACCCGTACGGGAACGAGAACTCGTCGTCGGCGCGAACGAACTCGTCTTCCAGCGAATCCGCGACGAACGGGACGTAGCCCTGCGTCTCCGGGCTGCCGCCGTAGTAATCCAGGAACAGACACCAGCGTCCGTCCTCGAGTCGCACGGCGGTCGGTGCCTCGTACCGTCCGCCGTCCAGTCCCTCCATGGTGCGATCGAACGCCGCCACTCGGGAGAACGGCCCGGTCGGGCGCTCGCTCTTCAGCAGGACGATTCCGGTGGGATTCCCGTCGCTCTTCGCGAAACAGTAGTACGCCCCGTCCTCCTCGTACATCGCGGAGTCGATGACGCCGCTGTCGGCCTTCCGATACAGTAGGTCCGGCTCCGAGAACGCGTCGAACGAGTCGGTCCGCGCGTAGTAGATCGCCTTGTCTCCGTAGTCGTTGCCTCGATGTGACGACGACCAGTGAACGACGTAGTCGCCGTTCTCTCGGTCGTAGGTGATATCCGGCGCCCAGAGACAGCCGAACTCCCCGTCTCCGAACTCGACCATCCGCTGTTCGGACCACTCGACTAAGTCCTCGGACTCCCACAGCACCAGCGAGTCGCTCCCGTTGCGAGTGATCGCTTCCCACGATCCGTCGTACTGATTGGGCATCCCGTACGCCAGACTGAGGTCCGTCCCCATGATCACGAACCGCCCGTCCGTCGTCCGGGTGATCGCACAGTCCCTGACCCCCTTGTCGCCCTTATAACTCCAGAGAACGGGGTCGCCGTCGTTTACCTCCTCCCAGTGGAATCCGTCCCTGCTGATCCCGAAGTACACCTGCTCACCGTCCGGCGTCCGCTTCTCCCTGAAGTGTACGAACAAGTACGCGTCCATTGCTATCCCGTCGATTGTCAGGTGATCACGTATCCGTTTCTGTTTCCGCTCTCGCCCCCGATCGATACCGCGCCGAGGGTTTCACCGGGGCCTCGAGCGGCTATTCGGGAGTGTCCGGTCAGTCAGACGGATCCGTCGCCGGTCGAGTACGAACCCGAACCGCGACCGCGCCGCCTAGACGCCGAACGTCGCCCGGAGCATGTCGCGGGTGCCCGGACCGAGCCCGACGGCGACGACGGTGATCAGCATCAGGATGGCGAAGCGCGGCTGTTCGTCGAAGATCTCCTCGTTGAAGACCCAGACGACGAACGTGGCGGCGACGAGTTTCACGAGCAGGAACGGCCAGGCGGCGCCGATGGCGTCGACGACCCCGGCGGGCAGCACCGAGCCGGTGATGTCGACGATCGCCCCGTTGATGGGGTGTTTCGGCGTGAGATTGTTGGGGAGCCCGAAGGCGGTCGCCCAGTCGAGTCCGATGACGTTCGCGACGCCGTCGACCGCGTGCGCCCAGATGACGACCAGTCCCATGTACTCCGTTCCGCGGTTGATCTCGGGGGCGAACTCCCCGATGAGGAGCCAGGTGACGGCCGTGGCGACGGTCGCACCGACGAGCGTCGTCAGCAGGAGCAGCGGATGGAAGTCGGCGTACGGCTGTGTCGACGCGTACCCCAGATAGGCGAGCGTGAGCGTCAGGTAGGCCGTCCCGATCGCCGCGAGCGGGTACTCGTAACCCGAGACGCGGTCGGTCCGGTCGAGCCAGACCGCCACGACGACGGCGATCACCGTGAGGAGGGCGACGGTGAAGTAGATCAGCGGGCTGATCAGGAAGCCGATCCACGGCAACTCCATCATGAGTTCGCCCGTCTGCCGGTAGGCGGCGACGCTCGTGTCCTCGACGACCCGGAGGGCGCCGCCGAAGAGCATGAACGGGAACAGCGCGAAGAAGCCCGCGCGGTAGCGCTCGATCTCGAGGCGGCGAACCAGGAAGAGGACCCCGATCGCCATCAGGACGAGCGTCGGGATGTAGCCCGCGTAGGAGACGAACGTGTAGCCGGGTTCGGCGGTCGGTCCGGCGTTGGGACCGACCTCGCTACAGTGGACCGGATTCCCGTCCGCCCAGGCGACGCAGCTCCAGCCGTGGGCGTCGGCGACGACCGGGCCCCAGTAGTACTGCCAGATGAGATCCACGTAGACCCGCTGGGGGAAGAGGTACGCAGCGAGCGCCACGCCAGCGGCGAGGAGAACGACGGTCGCGGCCCAGATCCGCTCGGCCCCGTACCGTTCGATGTACTCGTCCATGCGGGAGTAGCTGTACGGGGGCCGCTTACCGTTTCCGATTTTTTGCAGCGGCGGTCGATCGGATCCCGCCGCCCGTCAGTCCCCGCCCGCGTCGATCTCCCGAGCGGCGGCGCGGAGTTCGTCGTGGAGGTGGCCGTTCGAGGCGACCAGTCCCGCGCTGTCGTGGCGCCAGCGGTTCCCCTCGAGGTCCGTCACGGTCCCGCCGGCCGCCCGGACCAGCGCGACGCCCGCGACGGTGTCCCACGGGTTGGCCCGCAGGTTCGTGATCGTCCCCTCGAGGGCCCCCGACGCGACCATCGCGAGCTCGAGCTGGGCGCAGCCGAAGCGGCGAACGTCGCCGAAGCGCTCGGTGAGACCGCGGACCGCCGCGGCGTACTGGTCGCGCTGGTCGAAGTCCCACCAGTAGGTGGGGCAGACGGTCCCGGCCTCGGGATCGGAGCGGGCGCTGACCGAGAGCGGCTCGCCGTTGCGGAACGCGCCCGTCGGCCCGACGCGATACGTGTCGCCCAGCGCGGGACAGACGGTGGCCCCGGCGACGGGTTCGCCGTCGCGGACCGCCGCGACGGCCGTCCCGAACGCGCGGATCCCGTTGACGTAGTTGTTCGTCCCGTCGATCGGATCGACGATCCAGGCCGGCCCCGTCTCGGGGACCGCCTTCAGCGCGTCCTCCTCCTCGCCGACGATCGGGTCGTCCGGGTACGACGCCTCGATCACCTCGATCACGCGCCGCTGGGCGTCGCGGTCGGCCTGCGTGACGACGTCCGTCTTGCCGTTCTTGTGGTCGACCTCGAGCTCCCCGCGAAAGGAGGCTTCGGCGACGTCCGCCCCGGCGCGGGCGGCGTGGACCGCGACGCTCGCCCGCCGAGCGGCCCCATCGTGTTCGCTCATAACGGGATATGGGGGCGACGGCGTGAAAAGGCGTTACCTTTCGGAGCGGTCGCGCTCGAGGTTCTGTGCCACGATATCGTCTTGCACTATTACGAACGCATCTGGACGACCGACTGCCACACGCGCTAGTCAATCGATTCCTGCGATCCGCTCGAACGGCGCGTTCGCGCTGACCGGCGTCGGCTCGTTCCTCGTCGTGCTGGCGCGGTTTCACGGCCCCGACGCGCTCTCCGAGTGGTGATCGACGCCGCGCCGGTCGCCGGCGATGGACAGGTCTGTTCATTTCACTCGCATGACGACAGCTTTATTCGGGTTATCGCGTACTCGCCACCATGAGCGCCGACGAGCGGTCCCGCGAGAAGCGGGGACGAGACGAGCCGGAGGCGGCGGAGGCACTCGACGACGAGACGATCCGAGAGGCCGTCGAGCAGTCCTCTCGCGGGGTTCCGGCGGCCGGCGCCGTCGTCCGCGACCGGTTCTCGGCGGACGAGATCTTCCACCGGATCGTCGCCGCGGCCGACGACGAGATCACGACCGGGATCCGGGAGCTGTTTTTCAGCGCGCTGGCGGCGGGCTTCGCGATCACGCTGACGGTCATGCTCTACGCGTCGCTGACCGACGCGACCGGCGGCGCGCCGATCGTCGGCGCGCTCCTCTACCCGCTCGGTTTCGTCTACATCATCATCGGCGACTACCAGTTGTTCACCGAGAACACGCTGCCGCCGGTCGCGCTCGTCTTCGAGCGGCTGGCGAGCGTTCCGGCGCTGCTGACCGTCTGGACGATCGTCCTGTTCGGAAACCTGGTCGGCGGCGCGATGGGCGCGTACGTGCTGGCGAACACGGGCGTCTTCTCCCCGTCCGTCATGTCCACTGCGGTCGGGATCGCCGAACAGGGCACCGCGACGCCGTGGTGGAGCCTGTTCTTCAAGGGAATGTTCGCCGGTCTGATCGTCGCGGGCGTCGTCTGGCTCGATTACGCGTCACAGGACACGACCTCGCGGCTGGTGCTGACGTATATCGCGTTCCTCGCGATCCCGCTGGGGAACCTCCACCACGGCGTGGTCTCGGCGACCGAAGTGCTGTTTCTCGTCTTTCGCGGCCAGCCGGTGCTCGCGACCGGCGTGATCGACTTCGCCCTCCCCGTGCTCCTCGGCAACACGATCGGCGGCGTGGTGCTCGTGACCGTCGTCAACTACTTCCAGGCGGTCGAACGCGAGTATCGAGAGCAGAACTACGTGCTCTCGTTTCGCGAACTGTGCTTCGGCAGGTTCGCCCGCGGCGAGTACGCGCCACCGCCGCGAGACGATTGAACGCGGTCGCGGAACCGCTCGAGGCCAGTCCGAAACGGTTCCGCCCTCCGAAGCGATCGAAACCGAGACGGCGGCGCACGG from Haloterrigena sp. KLK7 includes these protein-coding regions:
- a CDS encoding inositol monophosphatase family protein — its product is MSEHDGAARRASVAVHAARAGADVAEASFRGELEVDHKNGKTDVVTQADRDAQRRVIEVIEASYPDDPIVGEEEDALKAVPETGPAWIVDPIDGTNNYVNGIRAFGTAVAAVRDGEPVAGATVCPALGDTYRVGPTGAFRNGEPLSVSARSDPEAGTVCPTYWWDFDQRDQYAAAVRGLTERFGDVRRFGCAQLELAMVASGALEGTITNLRANPWDTVAGVALVRAAGGTVTDLEGNRWRHDSAGLVASNGHLHDELRAAAREIDAGGD
- a CDS encoding amino acid permease, whose protein sequence is MSGSDEELAKDLGPLAALTIGVGTMIGAGIFVLPGEAVADLGPLASLAFVIGGVIALFTALSASELGTAMPVSGGAYYYVNQGLGPLFGSIAGWGNWMGLAFASAFYMYGFGEYVNQFVSVPAVALGPVGLESAQLIGLVGAAFFITVNYVGAKETGRLQNIIVVTLVGILAVFTLFGLLNADLETLRPIDPFGWAPLLPVTGLVFVSYLGFVQITSVGEEIQNPGRNLPRAVIGSVVIVTVMYALILLTVLAAVETEVVANNETAVVDVARMLMGPAGAAALLFGGLLATASSANASILASSRINFAMGRDKLVSPKINEIHPRFATPYRAIAITGALILLFIALGNLEMLASAGSVLHLIVYGLLNLALIVFREADPAGYEPDFEVPLYPITPILGAVLSLALIAFMEPTVILLSMAFVVFGLVWYLGYARSEIESQGVLADYVLERSDELPDAAVSATTAVKPEGGDYRVMVPLANPAHEKHLITLASAIADRNDGTVVAVNVEQVPDQTSLTAARDQQDYEAAEHLVEQARADAETYGVDVETHVVLSHRGVEEVFDAATRYDADVCVMGWGPDSLGSSGRVESRTDELAHSLPCDFLVFRDRGFDPSRILLPTAGGPDSDLAAAVARCLRDQYDAEVTLLHVADDPQQGRAFLESWADERELSDATLTVETGDVQRSIGDAAADATLLVIGATEKGLLSRVVRGSLVLDVLEDVDCSVLLAEKRHKRSVRERIFGSGNGDRSDAETGVTPEPSTPNPESETTRTD
- a CDS encoding DUF63 family protein: MDEYIERYGAERIWAATVVLLAAGVALAAYLFPQRVYVDLIWQYYWGPVVADAHGWSCVAWADGNPVHCSEVGPNAGPTAEPGYTFVSYAGYIPTLVLMAIGVLFLVRRLEIERYRAGFFALFPFMLFGGALRVVEDTSVAAYRQTGELMMELPWIGFLISPLIYFTVALLTVIAVVVAVWLDRTDRVSGYEYPLAAIGTAYLTLTLAYLGYASTQPYADFHPLLLLTTLVGATVATAVTWLLIGEFAPEINRGTEYMGLVVIWAHAVDGVANVIGLDWATAFGLPNNLTPKHPINGAIVDITGSVLPAGVVDAIGAAWPFLLVKLVAATFVVWVFNEEIFDEQPRFAILMLITVVAVGLGPGTRDMLRATFGV
- a CDS encoding glycoside hydrolase family 43 protein; this encodes MDAYLFVHFREKRTPDGEQVYFGISRDGFHWEEVNDGDPVLWSYKGDKGVRDCAITRTTDGRFVIMGTDLSLAYGMPNQYDGSWEAITRNGSDSLVLWESEDLVEWSEQRMVEFGDGEFGCLWAPDITYDRENGDYVVHWSSSHRGNDYGDKAIYYARTDSFDAFSEPDLLYRKADSGVIDSAMYEEDGAYYCFAKSDGNPTGIVLLKSERPTGPFSRVAAFDRTMEGLDGGRYEAPTAVRLEDGRWCLFLDYYGGSPETQGYVPFVADSLEDEFVRADDEFSFPYGFKHGTVLPITAEEYDRLKAYEKEPSER
- a CDS encoding TrkA C-terminal domain-containing protein; its protein translation is MSIRLDEVNKRIIHALMDDARNTSAPMIADEVGVSPATIRNRIDRLEEAGIITGYHANVDFDAADEMLTTLYVATAPVEDRARLAQQARAITGVVNVREFVAGRENLHVLAVGSDVDALNGVVRELTALGLEIDDEKMIQREQFQAYQPFGPAESHQQFSDYISLAGGNEVVELTVDDDAPIVGKTLAQAGRDAVLEDGVLVVSIERDDTVLTPTGESEIRAGDLLTVLSRGGITESMLNAFEADD
- a CDS encoding TrkH family potassium uptake protein, with protein sequence MNIRVDWRASVALTGTVLKYLALTLLVPLVVAVIYREDILVFVATIGIVVAIGYGLERLDPDPDLQPREALLLVAISWLVVAIVGAIPYLIAGYGTESALRHPVNALFESMSGFTTTGATVMAAISVEQHSHALMMWRQLTQWLGGMGIIVLMIAILPELAVNGAQLIRSEAPGPELQKLTPKIAETARILWLVYFGFTIVYIALLYGLHLGGLAPNMNFYNAVAHGFTTLPTGGFSPKADSIAAFSAAVQWVVIPFMAVAGTNFALFWYVLDGEPGRLFENTEFRAYAGAIAVVTAIVAALLYSGSAPPLGDLGGATEGYGESALRHAAFQTVSLLNSTGYATSDFAQWDPIAQTVLLITMFIGGCAGSTGGGVKIIRWLVVLKVARRELFTAAHPEAVQPIRLGGYVVDEDVIRGVLGFTLLYLFIFVIATVFIAVDSTRGAVSLQPIDAISASIATIGNIGPGFGDLGPFGSYREFPVTSKLVMIFLMWIGRLEIIPALVLFTGAFWKR